In a genomic window of Akkermansia massiliensis:
- a CDS encoding metallophosphoesterase family protein, with translation MKYLALFLIFLFQAVHAEEPAPWRIAIIGDTHDSPKRMEGSEGVAVNFIKTLYGEILKHQVDMVVQVGDMADIEGSAPVNGLAKRKELNKMLEEKGIPFYAVRGNHESLPFRAEQFRELFLPTRKQGAKGLATRKLNYGIRHKNASLYFMDIDLTPDQLVDFSAWVKRNRSKANTVPRHCLIFTHRTLQTPMQFRECLWGRYNDSAAEQQNIFYRNLRDAGVRFVITGHLHAHDLYMITSPDGKNTLTSLICAPAGNKVLPIPFLLPAKSRVKTLQYRSGITAYYILNIYPDSMTLDTYAAPNNGITDQGPQGSEFKKLHSYAIPMN, from the coding sequence ATGAAATATCTTGCGCTATTTCTCATCTTTCTGTTTCAAGCGGTGCACGCGGAGGAACCCGCTCCGTGGAGAATCGCCATCATCGGCGACACGCATGACTCCCCCAAACGCATGGAAGGAAGCGAAGGGGTAGCCGTCAATTTCATCAAAACCCTCTATGGGGAAATCCTGAAGCACCAGGTGGACATGGTCGTCCAGGTGGGGGACATGGCGGACATTGAAGGAAGCGCCCCCGTCAACGGACTCGCCAAGCGCAAGGAACTCAACAAGATGCTGGAGGAAAAAGGCATCCCCTTCTACGCCGTGCGCGGCAACCATGAATCGCTGCCCTTCCGCGCGGAACAATTCAGGGAACTCTTCCTGCCTACCCGGAAACAGGGCGCCAAAGGGCTGGCCACCAGAAAACTGAACTACGGCATCCGCCATAAAAACGCCTCCCTGTACTTCATGGACATTGACCTGACCCCGGACCAGCTCGTAGACTTCAGCGCGTGGGTCAAACGCAACAGGAGCAAGGCCAACACCGTTCCGCGCCATTGCCTAATTTTCACCCACCGCACCCTGCAAACTCCCATGCAATTCCGGGAATGCCTGTGGGGCCGCTACAACGACAGCGCGGCGGAACAGCAGAACATCTTTTACCGCAACCTCCGGGACGCCGGCGTGCGGTTCGTCATCACCGGGCACCTGCATGCCCACGACCTGTACATGATTACATCCCCGGACGGGAAAAACACCCTCACCTCCCTCATCTGCGCCCCCGCGGGCAACAAGGTGCTGCCCATCCCCTTCCTTCTGCCCGCAAAATCCCGCGTAAAAACCCTGCAATACCGCTCCGGCATCACGGCCTACTACATCCTGAACATCTACCCGGACTCCATGACTCTGGACACCTATGCCGCCCCCAACAACGGCATCACGGACCAAGGCCCGCAAGGCAGCGAATTCAAAAAACTGCACTCTTACGCGATTCCGATGAATTGA
- a CDS encoding DUF6056 family protein, giving the protein MPSPRTSMVWFWALVAAALLYVALLSWWSPFTSDTYHHALTGMEHRFSLSLVWERCVASYMSWNPRIGEYLAFAVATAGKWLFILLNPFVQVCLALMMFYLASGRRVDPRSWPDVRLFGLALLLLFTCTARPGVTIYWLSGATNYSWGAALWLGFLCLYRELLENRENGEKGKPAKKGFGQWAGVVALGLLAGMTNENNIPGTWLLLGALFVFVRLVRKEKLPLWFYAGVAAQVAGSLCMLLAPGLSARMHSATPGCAEPLSGVWDRWEAVPALLLRMHEYLALPLLLGAVAAWMLWRSFRRNRNALRPWKIFIGTAAAYILTAYAMALSFAAAVVPADHAMFSATLLFGIGVLALLRVWYGIPAAEPRPRMTVAVFLALSGICVLSTLHDHLLLFQQHEKRVRLILEQKKAGFREIVVPPLVPPSPWCSFIFWVDLSQNPEDYVNRGAAVYYGVRKIFIEKLEN; this is encoded by the coding sequence ATGCCGTCTCCCCGTACGTCCATGGTATGGTTTTGGGCGCTGGTTGCAGCCGCCCTGCTGTATGTGGCGTTGCTTAGCTGGTGGAGCCCCTTCACCTCAGACACGTACCATCACGCCTTGACGGGCATGGAACACCGTTTCTCCCTCAGCCTGGTCTGGGAACGCTGCGTGGCCTCCTACATGAGCTGGAACCCCAGAATCGGGGAATACCTGGCCTTTGCTGTGGCGACAGCGGGCAAATGGCTCTTCATTCTGCTCAACCCCTTTGTACAGGTCTGCCTCGCGCTGATGATGTTCTATCTGGCCTCCGGGCGCAGGGTGGACCCCCGTTCCTGGCCGGACGTGCGGCTCTTCGGATTGGCGCTTCTCCTGCTCTTCACCTGTACGGCCCGGCCCGGCGTCACGATTTACTGGCTCTCCGGCGCTACCAACTATTCCTGGGGAGCCGCCCTCTGGCTCGGTTTCCTGTGCCTGTACCGGGAATTGCTGGAAAATCGGGAAAACGGGGAAAAAGGAAAGCCTGCTAAAAAGGGTTTCGGCCAGTGGGCTGGCGTAGTGGCACTGGGATTGTTGGCAGGCATGACTAATGAAAACAACATTCCGGGAACCTGGCTTCTGCTGGGAGCCTTGTTTGTCTTCGTCCGCCTGGTCCGGAAGGAAAAACTTCCCTTGTGGTTTTATGCGGGCGTTGCGGCGCAGGTAGCGGGTTCTCTGTGCATGTTGCTTGCGCCCGGCCTCTCTGCGCGGATGCACTCCGCCACTCCCGGCTGCGCGGAACCCCTCTCCGGCGTTTGGGACAGATGGGAAGCGGTCCCCGCGCTCCTGCTCCGGATGCATGAATACCTGGCCCTTCCCCTGCTGCTGGGTGCGGTGGCTGCCTGGATGCTGTGGAGAAGCTTCCGCAGGAACCGGAATGCCTTACGGCCATGGAAAATTTTCATCGGAACAGCGGCAGCATACATTCTGACGGCGTATGCCATGGCTCTTTCCTTTGCCGCCGCCGTCGTTCCGGCGGACCATGCCATGTTCTCCGCCACCCTGCTGTTCGGCATTGGCGTTTTGGCTCTTCTCCGTGTGTGGTACGGCATTCCCGCCGCGGAGCCCCGTCCGCGGATGACTGTGGCTGTTTTTCTGGCGCTGTCCGGAATATGCGTTCTTTCCACCCTTCACGATCACCTGCTTCTGTTCCAGCAGCATGAAAAGCGCGTCCGCCTGATTCTGGAACAGAAAAAGGCCGGCTTTCGGGAAATTGTGGTTCCTCCCCTCGTTCCACCCTCCCCGTGGTGCTCCTTCATCTTCTGGGTGGACCTGTCGCAAAACCCGGAAGACTACGTCAACCGGGGCGCGGCTGTGTATTATGGAGTTAGGAAAATTTTTATTGAAAAATTAGAAAATTAA
- a CDS encoding cell division protein FtsZ, with translation MLEFSPQDPSGLSGKICLCGIGAAGAKVMEEVLLLAPQAASVCAMNLDARLLNASAVPCKVHLGARLTRGLGSGGDASVGAQAACESESSILRALEGSALTVLAAGLGGGTGSGVAPEVARLAKEQGSYVVSVVIRPFRFEGDRRAAQADEALSRLALYSDMVLRFDNDAMESLIDPDKGVLEAFSVVNALIARAVLIVPSLLNSSGSLLRVGLDDLLRVAGTGKGICSFGVGEASADVSTADMLDQVRHSPLFLEKRLGEVDDVLVLVRGGNSLTLKRLEALAGGVAEILGSGVRLHIGASVAEQPEDRLSLTVLGVVPVNEPEISPAPVFRREPELQTVLVPEEEPFIGDGKTIIQPVAPAVVSEPERRPEPEPPVSIPSVRRDDHELEEELVPVRPVPSVPDVEETFPEPAPAAQELGADAEQELDPVPDIKELEEGTPPEEGEEERAGHGLFAHVRPLILDGEDLDLPPALRKKKPDPS, from the coding sequence ATGCTGGAATTTTCTCCCCAGGACCCGTCCGGGCTATCCGGAAAAATCTGCCTGTGCGGCATTGGAGCCGCAGGCGCCAAGGTGATGGAGGAGGTTCTGCTGCTGGCTCCGCAGGCGGCTTCCGTGTGCGCCATGAATCTGGATGCCCGTTTGCTGAACGCCTCCGCCGTTCCGTGCAAGGTCCATCTGGGGGCCAGGCTTACCCGGGGGCTCGGCTCCGGAGGGGATGCCTCCGTGGGGGCACAGGCCGCCTGTGAAAGTGAATCCTCCATCCTCCGGGCCCTGGAAGGCAGTGCGCTGACCGTCCTCGCCGCCGGGCTGGGAGGCGGAACAGGCTCCGGCGTGGCGCCGGAGGTGGCGCGGCTGGCCAAGGAGCAGGGCTCCTACGTCGTCAGCGTCGTCATCCGCCCCTTCCGGTTTGAAGGGGACCGCCGCGCCGCCCAGGCGGACGAGGCGCTGTCACGGCTGGCCCTGTATTCCGACATGGTGCTGCGGTTTGACAATGACGCCATGGAAAGCCTGATTGATCCCGACAAGGGAGTGTTGGAAGCCTTTTCCGTGGTCAATGCTCTCATTGCCCGCGCCGTGCTCATCGTGCCCTCCCTTCTCAACTCTTCCGGAAGCCTGCTCCGCGTGGGGCTGGATGACCTGCTCCGCGTGGCCGGAACAGGGAAGGGAATTTGCTCCTTCGGCGTAGGGGAAGCGTCCGCGGACGTTTCCACGGCGGACATGCTGGACCAGGTCCGGCACTCTCCCCTTTTCCTGGAAAAACGGCTGGGGGAAGTGGACGACGTTCTGGTGCTGGTGCGCGGCGGCAATTCCCTGACCCTGAAACGCCTGGAAGCGCTGGCTGGCGGAGTGGCGGAAATCCTGGGGAGCGGCGTGCGCCTCCATATCGGCGCTTCCGTGGCGGAACAGCCGGAAGACCGCCTGTCCCTGACCGTGCTGGGCGTTGTGCCCGTGAATGAACCGGAAATTTCTCCTGCTCCCGTTTTCCGTAGGGAACCGGAGCTCCAGACAGTTCTTGTGCCGGAGGAAGAACCCTTCATCGGGGATGGGAAAACCATCATTCAGCCTGTGGCTCCCGCCGTGGTTTCCGAACCGGAACGGCGTCCGGAGCCGGAACCTCCCGTTTCCATTCCCTCCGTCAGAAGGGATGACCATGAACTGGAAGAGGAACTGGTGCCTGTAAGGCCTGTTCCCTCCGTGCCGGACGTGGAGGAAACGTTCCCGGAACCCGCGCCTGCAGCGCAGGAACTCGGAGCGGATGCGGAACAGGAATTGGACCCGGTTCCCGACATCAAGGAACTGGAAGAAGGAACTCCCCCGGAAGAAGGAGAGGAAGAGCGCGCGGGACACGGACTCTTTGCCCATGTACGCCCCCTCATTCTGGACGGGGAAGACCTGGACCTGCCCCCGGCGCTGCGGAAGAAGAAACCGGACCCGAGCTGA
- the ftsA gene encoding cell division protein FtsA, with amino-acid sequence MAKTKIHVGLEIGTSKTCMVVGEVKPDATVTIIGVGEVPSEGVVRGEIEDTSKVIQCIYDAWNMAQDHADVDIMTVYLSVTGAHIVGQNNRGTFRLPPDESIISQEHMDEVTEIARDIALGPEQFVLHRVPGLFSVDGQENLTNPAGLTGRTLDIDCHIIHGIKSRITNSFRCVREVPLDIADVVFAPIATAQFVLNRQVKQAGALLIDMGAGTTDYVLYLDGQLVASGCVPLGGDHISNDITLMTGIPLAQAELLKKTEGDANSFSGKTNEMVRVRGEGNMKDAAIERNVLNEIIRSRLLEIFNLVKSSLPKDTFKGNRCHGVYLCGGASLMRGVGELASHVFGVAISRPTLVKNGAPSYLDDPRYCTAIGLIRYAQILDAELPQQRSWLGRVLGLFGRKNS; translated from the coding sequence ATGGCTAAGACAAAAATTCACGTAGGGCTTGAGATAGGGACAAGCAAGACTTGCATGGTCGTGGGCGAAGTAAAGCCTGACGCGACCGTGACGATCATCGGCGTGGGTGAAGTTCCTAGCGAGGGCGTGGTCCGCGGCGAGATTGAAGACACCTCCAAGGTTATCCAGTGCATTTATGATGCCTGGAACATGGCCCAGGACCATGCGGACGTGGACATCATGACCGTCTACCTGTCCGTGACCGGGGCCCACATCGTGGGGCAGAACAACCGCGGCACTTTCCGCCTGCCTCCGGATGAAAGCATCATCTCCCAGGAACACATGGATGAGGTGACGGAAATCGCCCGTGACATTGCGCTGGGGCCGGAACAATTCGTCCTGCACCGCGTGCCAGGCCTCTTCTCCGTGGACGGGCAGGAAAACCTGACCAACCCCGCCGGGCTGACCGGCAGGACGCTGGACATAGACTGCCACATCATCCACGGCATCAAATCCCGCATCACCAACTCCTTCCGCTGCGTGCGGGAAGTGCCCCTGGACATTGCGGATGTGGTCTTCGCCCCCATCGCCACGGCCCAGTTCGTGCTCAACAGGCAGGTCAAGCAGGCGGGCGCCCTCCTCATTGACATGGGGGCGGGCACCACGGACTACGTCCTTTACCTGGACGGCCAGCTGGTGGCCTCCGGCTGCGTGCCCCTGGGCGGCGACCATATTTCCAATGACATCACGCTGATGACCGGCATACCGCTGGCGCAGGCGGAACTGCTCAAAAAGACGGAGGGGGACGCCAACAGCTTTTCCGGAAAGACCAATGAAATGGTGCGCGTGCGCGGAGAAGGGAATATGAAGGATGCCGCCATCGAACGCAATGTTCTGAATGAAATCATCCGTTCCCGCCTGCTGGAAATCTTCAATCTGGTCAAATCCTCCCTGCCCAAGGACACCTTCAAGGGCAACCGCTGCCACGGCGTCTACCTGTGCGGGGGCGCCAGCCTGATGCGCGGCGTGGGGGAACTGGCCTCCCACGTGTTCGGCGTGGCGATCAGCCGTCCCACGCTGGTCAAAAACGGAGCGCCTTCCTATCTGGATGACCCGCGTTACTGTACGGCCATCGGGCTGATACGGTATGCCCAGATTCTGGATGCCGAACTGCCGCAGCAGCGGAGCTGGCTGGGGCGCGTGCTGGGCCTCTTCGGCAGGAAGAACTCCTGA
- a CDS encoding phospho-sugar mutase: MNTLDESLTNAVKEGELLESSLTNIRLLLAGTKSPIACEAVEELAAAGEWQELNDRFYKTLAFGTGGLRGRTIGSIVTRAEQGNGGVNGRPEYPCVGTACMNYFNVGRAMRGLIIYVKKHVEATDPGRKPRLVIGHDTRHFSRDFAEFCAKIGTDLGCDIYLFDSPRATPEVSFAIRELNADSGVVLTASHNPSHDNGFKAYFNDGAQLVPPHDKAVIEEVNSLTSEEYEPLPEDRRGTLHVLDASFDRVYMDRLKTVLLRPELFSKGGAKIVYSNLHGTGGHIIVPLLKELGCNVQTVAAQDVQDGRFPTVASPNPENPPALALAIEQADASGADIVIATDPDADRMGVAVRGEDGKMHLLTGNQIGSLLAWYRCMSMSDLGIINDSNRSRAVMVKTFVTTGLQDAIGHHFGYEVVNVLTGFKYIAQKLGKYEEAIPAEKREGYRKMSEEQTRALRLEYSRYFVFGGEESYGYLAQDFVRDKDANSAAIIFAELAAYAESVGKSLLELLHELFEQFGVYLEMGKSLVMEGADGAAKIAALSTSYSANPPTELDGVAVSGIRDFSKGDMVDAEGDPIPAEKMIFVDMADGRSFAVRPSGTEPKIKYYLFGHGKPGAPVKEALPAVQASLDSLWAAVEKDALARSNG, from the coding sequence ATGAATACACTGGATGAATCCCTGACGAATGCCGTTAAAGAGGGGGAGCTTTTGGAGTCTTCCCTGACCAATATCCGCCTTCTGCTGGCCGGAACCAAATCCCCCATAGCGTGTGAGGCCGTAGAGGAACTGGCCGCCGCCGGGGAGTGGCAGGAATTGAATGACCGTTTTTACAAGACCCTGGCCTTCGGTACGGGGGGGCTGCGCGGCCGCACCATCGGCAGCATCGTGACCCGGGCGGAGCAGGGGAACGGCGGCGTGAACGGCCGCCCGGAATATCCCTGCGTGGGAACCGCCTGCATGAACTACTTCAATGTGGGGCGAGCGATGCGCGGCCTGATCATTTACGTGAAAAAGCATGTGGAGGCCACGGACCCGGGCAGGAAGCCCCGGCTGGTCATCGGCCATGACACGCGCCACTTCTCCCGTGACTTCGCCGAATTCTGCGCGAAAATCGGCACGGACCTAGGCTGTGACATTTACCTGTTCGACAGCCCCCGGGCCACCCCTGAAGTTTCCTTCGCCATCCGTGAACTCAATGCGGATTCCGGCGTGGTGCTGACCGCCAGCCACAACCCCTCCCACGACAACGGCTTCAAGGCCTATTTCAACGACGGAGCCCAACTGGTGCCTCCGCATGACAAGGCCGTGATTGAGGAAGTGAACTCCCTGACCTCTGAGGAATATGAACCGCTGCCGGAAGACCGGCGCGGCACCCTTCACGTGCTGGACGCCTCCTTTGACCGTGTCTACATGGACCGCCTGAAAACCGTGCTGCTCCGTCCGGAGCTCTTCAGCAAGGGCGGCGCCAAAATCGTTTACTCCAACCTCCACGGCACGGGCGGCCATATCATCGTTCCCCTGCTGAAGGAACTGGGCTGCAACGTGCAGACCGTGGCGGCGCAGGACGTGCAGGACGGCCGCTTCCCGACGGTGGCCTCCCCCAACCCGGAAAACCCGCCGGCCCTGGCCCTGGCCATTGAGCAGGCGGACGCTTCCGGCGCGGACATCGTCATCGCCACGGACCCGGACGCGGACCGCATGGGTGTGGCCGTTCGCGGGGAAGATGGGAAAATGCACCTGCTGACCGGCAACCAGATCGGCTCCCTGCTGGCGTGGTACCGCTGCATGAGCATGTCTGACCTGGGCATCATCAATGACTCCAACCGTTCCCGCGCCGTGATGGTGAAAACCTTTGTGACGACGGGCCTTCAGGACGCCATCGGCCACCACTTCGGCTATGAAGTGGTCAACGTGCTCACGGGCTTCAAGTACATCGCCCAGAAGCTCGGCAAATATGAAGAAGCCATTCCTGCGGAAAAGCGGGAAGGCTACCGGAAGATGAGCGAGGAACAGACGCGCGCCCTGCGCCTGGAATACAGCCGCTACTTTGTCTTCGGCGGGGAGGAAAGCTACGGCTACCTGGCCCAGGACTTCGTGCGCGACAAGGACGCCAACTCCGCCGCCATCATCTTTGCGGAGCTGGCCGCCTATGCGGAAAGTGTCGGCAAGAGCCTGCTGGAACTGCTTCATGAACTCTTTGAACAATTCGGCGTGTACCTGGAAATGGGCAAATCCCTGGTCATGGAAGGCGCAGACGGCGCGGCAAAAATCGCCGCCCTCTCCACCTCCTATTCCGCCAATCCTCCTACGGAACTGGACGGCGTGGCCGTCAGCGGCATCCGGGACTTTTCCAAGGGTGACATGGTGGATGCGGAGGGCGACCCCATTCCGGCGGAAAAAATGATCTTTGTGGATATGGCGGACGGCCGCAGCTTTGCGGTGCGCCCCTCCGGAACGGAACCCAAGATCAAGTACTACCTCTTCGGCCACGGGAAACCGGGCGCTCCGGTGAAGGAAGCCCTGCCGGCGGTCCAGGCCTCCCTGGACTCCCTGTGGGCTGCCGTGGAGAAGGACGCTCTCGCCCGTTCCAACGGCTAA